The sequence ATGCATGTGATAATAGGCATATTCATATATGATATAGGTACGCTTATGTAAAGTGAAGAATTCAGTATCGCATTCACAATATATTTTATCTGGACCACACTACAAAAATTAATACTACTGTAttcttattaaaaatatatatacactacAAATAACTataagttcaaaataaaatcGCCTAGACATTCTCCCACGCACACTAAATTTGACACAAACAACTATaagtttattaaaatatattgaaaaaaatcattaaaatgtCCAAAAGCTATCAGATCATCAAATCGAATCCCCCCGTATGGAAATAGAGGAAAATCCGCTATTTGCCTTTTCGTTCTAAAATTCATTTTcgtataattaataaatgattaaTAAGGAATGATCTCAACCGTCAAATTACAAGTAATCAGATGTGTGAATTTATTCTTAAATTTAACACTTAAGGGGTTTCTCGATAGAAGcttaccctatatatatatatatatatatatatataggggaaggctaaaataagaacgcttcttaaaatataaattaggaaccattttcagcccttagatcatcaagatctacggttgattcatcaccttgttggataaattcatggtcctgagttcgaatcccaaaggtagcaaaaaattgtttttcgcaattcatgcctttatacagtttattcatgcgtgttatacataaaattcatgcatttttgctggttcgtaattcttaaaataagggtggtttattgaataaccgccctatatatatatatataggggtgagctaccgtgagagcacattttaaaataagaaataaaagtaatttttaatatatgaattttatgtagaacacgtatgaattcgttgtataaagatatgaattgtgaaaaataaatttttgctacctttgggattcgaactcaagaccataaatccatccaacaggattacgaatcaaccgtagatcttgatgatctaagggcttaaaattatttttattttatatcttaagaaatgctcttattttagccttccatatatatatatatatatatatatatatatatatatatatatatagggggcggttattcaataaaccacccttattttaagaattacgaaccagcaaatatgcatgaattttatgcataacacgcatgaataaactgtaaaAAGGCATgatttgcgaaaaataattttttgctacctttgagattcgaactcaggaccatgaatttatccaacaaggtgatgaatcaaccgtagatcttgatgatctaagggctgaaaatggttcctaatttatattttaagaagcgtttttattttagccttcccctatatatatatatatatagaaatgatGGGTTAGCTTCTATGGAGACACAATATTAGATGGAGAATGGAGACGCAATCTGGTTCgttagatcaatcttgatcaaaggctgagattagaagctaataacttaatataattaaaattggtaagattcatatatccctaaaattactcactttcattatctctccctcatctctctctctctcgtcccctctctcatctctctctctctctctctcctctccctctGTATATTCTGCCGCCCCAttcctcttctccggcgaatgtTCAAGGTACGGAGAAGGGGGCGGTGGCCGGAGTTCGCGTTCAGAAGTTCAATACCACAAATTCAAAAGTTCAAAGAATTATATgtataagttcaataaaattatctgTAAAATCTGCCGCCCCttcctcttctccggcgaatgtTCAATGTACGGAGAAGGGGGCGGCGGGCGGAGTTCAGAATACCAGAAAATCAAAAGTTCACAGAAATATATGtacaagttcaataaaattatatgtataagtTCACAGAATTATATGTACAAGTTCAAAAGTTCTTcggctgaacttgggcggcggtggctctgaacttgagggcAGTCGAAGGTAGCGGTGGTGGTGCGGATGAATCGAGGCGGCGGCGGTTGaaggcggcgatggtggtgtGGAGAACAGATAGAGGACGGAGGGAGATGGCGGTCGAAGATTTCGATGGTTGAACTTGGGCGGCAGTGGCTCTAAACTTAAGcggcggtggctgaacttgagggcggtcaaagggggtggtggtggtgtGGAGAACAGATAGAGGACGAAGGGAGGCGGCAGTGGTGGTGTGGAAAATAGAGAGAtgacggagggaggcggcggtcgAAGATTCcggtggctgaacttgggcggcggtggctctgaacttgggcggcggtggctctgaacttgagggcTGAACTTGGACGGCGATGGCTGATCTTGAGGGTGgtcgaaggcggcggcggtggtgcggACGAATCGGGCGGTGTGTGAGAGATGGTGAGTTTGCTGGAGAATGGAGAATGGAAACGCACAGGCGTctgtgaaagagagagagagaggggacaAAGGAGacggatgagagagagagatgagggagaaaaAATGGGAAGTGAGTAATTTTAGGgatcttaccaattttattatgagaattaattatattaatttttaatctcagcaattgatcaagattgatctaacGAACCAGATTGCGTCTCCATTCTCCATCTACCTTTGTGTTTTCATAGAACTTCTCCCTAgaaatgattatatatatatagggttagattCAACAAAAACagtcccctatatagagaaatGAGACATATTCCAGTTCgttagatcaatcttgatcaagggctgagattagaagttaatataattaatataatcatTTCTGAcaataaaattggtaagattcataatatccctaaaattactcacttcccattctctctccctcatctctctctctctctctctctctctctctctctctctctctctctctctctctctctctctcccgtcatctttctcatctctctctcttattcTCCCTCTGTAAATTCTGCCGCCCCCCTCCACCTTTCTGGCGAATGTTCATGGTACGTCTATGGTATTGAActccataaaattaaaatacatacaTAAGTTCAATAACAGAAAACTAAAAGTTGATTGGACTATATCtacaagttcaataaaattaaatatgcaaATTTACAGAGAGAGATGGATGCAGTGGAGGGCGACTGGGCGGCGGTGACAGTAAGGGGCGGCAGAATTTACagtgggagaagaagagagagagagagagagaggagaaaggggacgggagagagggagagatgatGGAGAGAAAATGGGAAGTGAGTAATTTTAGggatattatgaatcttaccaattttattgtcagaaataattatattaacttctaatctcagcccttgatcaagattgatctaatGAACTAAAATCTGTCTCCTTTCTCTGCCTAACTTTGTGTTTCTATAGAATTTTCCCCTTAAGGTTTGCTTCTATAAAAAAACCCCTTAAGAGTAAGAAAAAAGAAGCAATCTAACCCCTTGATTTCAACAAATTTAACATTGCAGATTAAATTGACGAATCTGTTAGGATTAAGGAAAATTTGACCAGATCCCAAATTTTTCGCACCTAATtttaataattcttattttatatcttaagaaatgctcttattttagtcattccctatatatatatataggggtgcgctccaatgagaccttTATTGGAATATGATTTTAGATGACAACCGAGATGTGTTCGAAGAGAGTACAATATTATGCGATTCTAATACGTTATTCATGCGATTCTCATCCAATAAAATAACATCAATACTAAAACCCTAAAATATGcttgtaattaataaataacaatgaaaatatatatttaaaattataataaatacatGTGGAGAAGAACATGTCATGGTTGAATTAATGGAAGATTTTAAAACAATGTTTTGAATCTCTTGCCGCCCTAGCCGCCACACACTCTGTGTATCTCTCCCTCACGCGCGGAAATTATACAAGGATGAGAGGTAGCCGAAGTGGAATTACACAAAACATAATTGAAGTTGTCATGTGGAATGGAGGTAGCCGTATGGAATGGATGGTGGGGTATTTATTGTATTAgattttttgggttaattagGTAATCTCAATTTCTTCAAaaggtaaaaaaataaaattgattttgTGTTGAATGCAAATTTAAATTGGAGATAGCTTGTGAGGTTCTGAGCGTGTCGATaactataaaatttaaattggaGGTAACTTATGAGATAGCGCGTTATATACGAGCCAGCATGCGCAATCCCACTATGTGTGCCCTTAATGCTTAAACAACTTTTCATAAAATTGTGTAAGAATGTTCTTTCAAATACACCATTAaggtttatttaaataatttgaatataacatcaaatttttataaaaataaacaccaatatgaacatttttaattttctataaTCGATCTAAAATTAGCTTAACCAAACACCATCTTAACTAATAACACACCCAAAAAAAACATAACGATCATCTCAAACTAATGATCTTCTTCTTTTcactgaaaaaagaaaaagaaaaagcagTAGAGTATTTACACATACAATAATGAGTAAAACGAAAGAAACGATAAAGAAAGAACAGCTGTGGTGGTGCAGTATGTCATTTCATGGGACAACCCCATTTGTCCACTGAGTCATAAGATgtagtgtgtgttgtgtgtgtgttgcaTTGGTACTTGTGTACTGTTTGTTGCAATCTGCAGATTATatgtaaaataaatttctaatgtgagtttaattaatttatgttcATATCCTCCGCCCGTCACAGGCGTGCCTGTCTCTCCAATCCACAATGTAGTAcagaaatttcttttaattactcCTACAAcgtaaaaacacacacacatagcatATGTGCATTTTTTGGTGAAAAAATATCTCAAGTCAATAGACACGATACTTTGACACCTCAATTTTatgctcctttttttttttttttttgttagaagTGTGAAATGAAATTTTCAGCAAAACTTTTATTTTCTGGACACATGTAATCACTTCCAAATTtcaatttgttatttttgttaattattggAATTTTTATATACTGTATTTACTGAATACTGTTgaattagaaattttattggagaaaagaaggaaacaaaaaaCCCCAAACGCCGGGGACAAGCAGCGTCAAAACCTCAAAAGCGAGGGAAACAGAAAACAAAAAAACCACATTGGATGAGCGGAGGAGAAGACTTCAGAagttccggccgaaccatcaccTCCAAGTCTCTCGGCCCAAGCCAACACACGAGGAAAACCAAACAACAAGACCGCCAACGACGCACCAGCTCACTAGCGCCCCATTCTAACAAAAGTAGAATGAACGTCCTCATGCACCAGCTGTGAGATCTCCGGCAGCGAATGATACCAGAAACCTTCATGAGAGACCGAAGACGCCATGAAATCCGCAACTTTATTACCTTCCTGAAAGATGTGAGAACAAATGATATTAAAGTTGACGACACCCTTAAGAGCAGCAATCCAACGTCCACGGAAATGCCACAGCACAGGGGAAGCGCGGTTGTTAAAAATGTTGACGACGTAAGTAGAATCCGACTCTACCCAAAGATTAGACCAATTATTGGCAGCAGCTCTTTCCAGAATAATCAAAAGCGCCAAAAGTTCTGCTTCAAAGGGGAACCCAGGCCCCGGTGAGAAATGATAGCACGCTGACCTGTTCATTAGTTATgctgatctgttcgtaaaatttatagatttattcgttattctcacttctctcgaaaaatataattcttcatatatataaattttgagtgcattaattttaacagcgaatgcattaatttttacagtgaatgcattagatttgatggttctcacgttctcacaaataatgtagttctctctagaaccacaccctatatatatatatatatatatatagggtgcggttatagtgagaaccacacttatcgtgagaacataagaaccattaaaatcaatgcatctactatataaattaatgcattcgctattaaatttaatgcatccgaaaataataaattttttgctcccttcaggattcgaacccaggatctgcattcatccaccgtagatcttgatgatcgaatggtttaaaatggttctctgttctaattttatttagtggttcttatttgaacctctccctatatatatatatatatatatatatatatatatatatatatatagtcaagttaaacagagaattattatatatttcattttgaacaagtctatacattttacgaacagatcaacataactaacagacaaacgtatttagtaaaagaagagaaaaactcgccaccagcaggattcgaacccggggcaaattgctgttcatgcggtacattgatttgttcgtaaaaattgtagatctgttcgtttttatttcatgaattctCTATTccctaaatatttagcattctctgtttaacttttctctctctctctctctctctctctatatatatatatatatatatatatatatatatatatatatatatagggtcaagttaaacaaagaatgATCCTAAGtatagagaataaagaattaATCTCCATCATTCAAACCACTTAATCATGCGGTTGAGATTAATTTAGTTTCCAGCTTTTAATGTATTAAACCAAATTtcgaaatattaattttaattagaaaagGGCATTAAAGTAACTATCTATTGGGTAAAAACTGAAAGCACGGAAATCACTCCCCCATTTTATGCGGCCTCTCCTCTACAaacctctctatctctctctctttctctctcatttacAGATTTTGAAGCATCAAACCTCCCTCTACCTCCGCCGATACAGCCGCCGCCACCGCACCTCCTTTCTTCCTCCTCCCTAAACCGTCGGAGGCCCAGCAAGATCGTCGGGCCGTCACGATTTTCACCATCAAAaacctcatctccctctctattTCAACGGCGAGCGGCGAGAATCGACGCCGCCCCCTTCTCCATCGGTCTGAAGTAGCGACCATCAACTATCATCGGTCTGCTCTCCCCgccatctctctcgctctcccTTTTTCGTCGCTTCTGGCACAGCAAGGCGCTTCCTCTCTGATTCGACGGTGGAGATGGCAGAGGGTGGTACAGAGGGTGGGTCCGGCAGCAAGTTTTACCGCGATCTCTTGCTGCTCGTGAACAACGCCCTTGCATGTGTTCTTCAATAAGAACTCATTGGAGGCCAGCGCAACCGTGGAGATCCGGCGTCTCATCTCCAAAGAGATCTCTCATAGTCGGATTCTTCATCTGGGAATTAAATCTCTTTGCAGTCTCTGTCTAATCTgcacttttatttttcttttcgtcAAAATAAATGATCAATTTTGGAATTTGGGGGATATTCACGTGTCCATTAAATCTGAATATATCTGTTCATTCAGAAATTGTGTTCTGTTCATTTAGAAATTGAATTCTGTTCATTTATGTTCATGCGTCCAGTAAATCTAAATAAGAAATCTGAATATATTGTTCATTTAGAAATTGTGTTCTGTTCATTTAGAAATTGGGTTCTGTTCATTTATGTTCTTGTGTCCATTAAATCTAAATAAGGTTTTCGTTTCTGCTGtgaaatctgattttttttcgtTTCCTTAACATAAACATTTTGAACATGCTTTAAACAATTACGAACACttaaataaactatttgaatttttcttactaacataaaatatttaacataaatcaTTTCGAACAAGTGTAAAATAATTACGAACACCaaaataaactatttgaatGTTCATTGAAAAAATGTTTATAGTTCATTGAAAAAATGTGTTCTGTTCATTTATAAATCGTGTTCTGTTCATTTAGAAATTGTGTTATGTTCATTGAAAAATCATGTAGtattatatttctgaataatattattcatatttgattgattgagaattgtaaaaatatttaatataaattattttgaataagcATAAAAAagttacgaacatctaaataaaatattcgaatttttcttgttgacataaaatattttgaacaatcttaaaaaaattatgaacatctaaataaaatatttgaatttcttATGACATAAAAATTTAACATAACTTTTCGAACAAGCGtaataaaattacgaacatctaaataaaatatttgaatttttatttctgacataaaatatttaatatataacttTTTGAACAAGCATaacaaaattacgaacatctaaataaaatattcaattttgttTACTGACATAAAAAATTTTGAACAAGCCTTGTGAACatctaaattaaataata comes from Salvia miltiorrhiza cultivar Shanhuang (shh) chromosome 3, IMPLAD_Smil_shh, whole genome shotgun sequence and encodes:
- the LOC131018489 gene encoding uncharacterized protein LOC131018489 yields the protein MNRSACYHFSPGPGFPFEAELLALLIILERAAANNWSNLWVESDSTYVVNIFNNRASPVLWHFRGRWIAALKGVVNFNIICSHIFQEGNKVADFMASSVSHEGFWYHSLPEISQLVHEDVHSTFVRMGR